The bacterium sequence GGAGGTTGCCTTCTTTATTAAAGATATGCAGATATGATGGACCGTGGTGTCCTTCTGGATTATCTTCCTGAGGGCCCCGAGAACATACTGCAATGAACCTTTTATCATCAGAGATTTTGATATTATAAAATTTTACCATATTATCTATGTTATATCTCCATAGCTCTTCCCCTTTTGTGTTAAACACAACCAGGCTGTTTTTTCTACCCTTGAATGACTCATCCCTTTTTTCTAGAATAGATGCTGTCACATAGAGGCTGCCATCTTTAGAGAAGGCAGATGCGCCACTTAATTTTATATTATCTATTCGCTTGGTAAGGCTTCCCGAAGGGCTGTAGAATGATAGACCAATGTAATAATCTGAGATATGGCCTGGGAAGGAAGGACAGGTTGCCACAATTGCACCATTGGGAGATATTTCAGCACAGTCGGGAACCCCATCTATCTTATAGAGGGTATTTCCCTTGTGGTCTTTTAGCTCAAGGGTTGTTTCTCCTGTTTTATAGTATGCTTTAGGGTCATTGATTGCCTGAATCTTAACATACTTTCCATTCTTTGAGATGCCTACCCATTCATTTTCTCTTTCTTTCTTTACCTTAAGAGACACCTTTCCCTCTTCATTAAAAAACTTTATTACCCCATTCCCTGTCTCAACTGCCTTAAGGGAAAAAGAGGGCTCAGCCAATCCCCTTGTTTTTGTTCCAACCGAGGTTGGCTCTAGCTCACAGACCTCGCGTAGCCCATCTTCAAATTCCTTCTCCCAAATAGGCTCAAGGGTAAGTGTCCCTTTCTGCTCCTCTGCCCAAATGGTTGATACTGCAACCATTATCCCAAAAACTATCCCAATAATCCTTCTTTCCATCTCTTTACCTCCTATTTTATAATCATAGACTTTATGTCAGAAAAATCACATCTGCCTTTAATTTATAAAAGTATAAGCCCTTGGATACATTTTGTAAAGAATTATTTTTTAAATCCCAAAATATGGCACTTCCTTCCATAGAAAAACCAATATCGGACGCCTAAATGAAGCTATAAGGAAGGGCAAAATTTCTCTGCCAGTTGCCTTTCAGCCTCGGTAATACTCCAGTCTTTTAAAAGCATAAAGGCTAGACTAAGTAAAATAGCTTTTTTCTCCATCTATGTGTTTAGCTGTCCTATTTTGAATTTCAAAATTTAAGAATTAGAGGTTTGGAATTCGGGAAAAGGGTAAAATTTTATGTTTATCCTTTC is a genomic window containing:
- a CDS encoding WD40 repeat domain-containing protein: MERRIIGIVFGIMVAVSTIWAEEQKGTLTLEPIWEKEFEDGLREVCELEPTSVGTKTRGLAEPSFSLKAVETGNGVIKFFNEEGKVSLKVKKERENEWVGISKNGKYVKIQAINDPKAYYKTGETTLELKDHKGNTLYKIDGVPDCAEISPNGAIVATCPSFPGHISDYYIGLSFYSPSGSLTKRIDNIKLSGASAFSKDGSLYVTASILEKRDESFKGRKNSLVVFNTKGEELWRYNIDNMVKFYNIKISDDKRFIAVCSRGPQEDNPEGHHGPSYLHIFNKEGNLLGTYSVEFRYETTGILGRRKGYLSFSPEGDYLATTDYRNLYFFDTNRGELLWSHSFGFPFCIYSVSLSSDAKLIAVGGIYEVPNARSDRYIWLFDKSGNKIMEKNIGKSYTGDVILNLSPDGKQLFMTTYEKTVFFNLK